One window of Oscillibacter hominis genomic DNA carries:
- a CDS encoding CobW family GTP-binding protein has protein sequence MTKIDIISGFLGAGKTTFIKKLLKEAYQGEKLVLIENEFGEISIDGGFLKDSGVQISEMSSGCICCSLVGDFGQALEDVQKQFTPDRILIEPSGVGKLSDVIRAVEQVAAKDPELKLNSYVTVADVTKCKVYMKNFGEFFNNQVESAGTIVLSRTQKASPEKVEAAVELLRQHNPDATIITTPWDQLDGAQILKAVEKGSQSFHDLLEEHLHEEEHECCDHEHHDHECCGHDYDGHDEHHHEHDHHCQDHDGHDHHDHECCSHDHHHHHADEVFTSWGRETPRQFTEGEVGQILTALDSGNYGKVLRAKGIVPTPDGRWIHFDHVPEEQQVRYGSAEYTGRLCVIGSELNEAKLAELFGI, from the coding sequence ATGACAAAAATAGATATTATCTCCGGTTTTCTTGGTGCTGGAAAGACCACTTTCATCAAAAAGCTGCTGAAAGAGGCCTATCAGGGCGAAAAGCTGGTGCTGATTGAGAATGAATTCGGCGAGATCAGCATCGACGGCGGATTTTTGAAGGATTCCGGAGTCCAGATCTCCGAAATGTCCTCTGGCTGCATCTGCTGCTCACTGGTGGGAGATTTTGGCCAGGCGCTGGAGGATGTGCAGAAGCAGTTCACCCCCGACCGGATTCTCATTGAGCCCTCCGGCGTGGGCAAGCTCTCCGACGTGATCCGCGCAGTGGAGCAAGTAGCTGCAAAGGACCCGGAGCTGAAGCTCAACAGCTATGTGACCGTGGCGGATGTGACCAAGTGCAAGGTCTATATGAAAAACTTCGGCGAGTTCTTCAACAACCAGGTGGAGAGTGCCGGCACCATCGTCCTCAGCCGCACCCAGAAAGCCTCCCCCGAAAAGGTGGAGGCCGCCGTGGAACTGCTGCGCCAGCATAACCCCGACGCCACCATCATCACCACGCCCTGGGATCAGTTGGACGGCGCCCAGATCCTCAAGGCGGTGGAAAAGGGCTCCCAGTCCTTCCACGATCTTTTGGAGGAGCATCTCCATGAAGAGGAACACGAGTGCTGTGATCACGAGCACCATGACCACGAGTGCTGCGGCCATGACTATGACGGGCATGATGAACATCATCACGAGCATGACCATCACTGTCAGGACCACGACGGCCACGATCACCACGATCACGAGTGCTGCAGCCACGATCACCACCATCATCACGCCGACGAGGTGTTCACCAGCTGGGGCCGCGAGACGCCCAGGCAGTTCACCGAAGGAGAGGTGGGGCAGATTCTGACGGCCCTGGATTCTGGCAACTACGGCAAGGTCCTGCGGGCAAAGGGAATTGTCCCCACCCCTGACGGCCGCTGGATTCACTTTGATCACGTGCCGGAGGAACAGCAGGTCCGCTATGGCTCGGCGGAATATACCGGCCGGCTTTGTGTCATCGGCTCGGAGCTGAATGAGGCAAAGCTTGCCGAACTCTTTGGAATCTGA
- a CDS encoding alanine/glycine:cation symporter family protein — protein sequence MADLIQSINDIVNGFVWGVPMMILIVGTGVYFTIRTDFLQIRKFGYAMKNTVGKCFQKTKAKPGSVTPVQALTTALAATVGTGNIAGVCGAIALGGPGAVFWMWISALFGMCTKFSEVTLAISYRERNRKGDWVGGPMYYIKNGLGTGWKWLGAIFATFGCLAAFGIGNMTQVNTIATTIGTALTQFIGLSKEELKLLYLGVGILVAIIAALVYLGGLKRIGSVTEKLVPVMALIYIAGSLYVIVTHAQHIGPVFLSIFEGAFNPDAVMGGVLGTGIAQVIKSGVGRGLFSNEAGLGSAPIAHAAADTNNAVQQGLFGIFEVFADTIVICTLTALTVLCSGVKVPYGQSDIGADLAISAFTTSFGGRTAGVLVAIGLTLFALSTTLSWGLYGTRCAEYLFGPGIIKPYQVIFCIFMVIGATMKLDLAWAIADTLNGLMAIPNLIALLLLSPVVIKLTQDYFRKNR from the coding sequence ATGGCAGACCTGATTCAAAGTATCAACGACATTGTCAATGGCTTTGTCTGGGGCGTCCCCATGATGATTTTGATTGTTGGCACAGGTGTGTATTTCACCATCCGCACCGATTTTCTGCAAATTCGAAAATTTGGCTATGCCATGAAAAATACGGTGGGAAAATGCTTCCAGAAGACAAAGGCCAAGCCGGGCTCGGTCACTCCGGTCCAGGCGTTGACCACCGCGCTGGCCGCCACAGTAGGCACAGGAAACATTGCAGGCGTCTGCGGCGCGATTGCGCTGGGCGGACCCGGTGCGGTATTCTGGATGTGGATTTCGGCCCTGTTCGGCATGTGCACCAAATTCTCCGAGGTCACCTTGGCCATCTCCTATCGGGAGAGGAACCGGAAGGGCGACTGGGTGGGCGGGCCCATGTACTACATCAAAAACGGACTGGGCACCGGGTGGAAATGGCTGGGGGCAATTTTTGCCACTTTTGGCTGCCTGGCTGCGTTCGGCATTGGGAACATGACACAGGTCAACACCATTGCCACCACCATCGGCACCGCGCTCACCCAGTTTATCGGGCTTTCTAAGGAAGAACTCAAGCTGTTATACCTGGGTGTGGGTATCCTTGTGGCCATCATCGCGGCGCTGGTATATCTGGGAGGGCTGAAACGCATCGGCAGCGTGACGGAAAAGCTGGTGCCTGTGATGGCGCTCATATACATCGCCGGTTCGCTCTATGTGATCGTTACCCATGCCCAGCACATCGGTCCGGTGTTCCTCTCTATTTTTGAAGGCGCCTTCAACCCTGATGCCGTGATGGGCGGCGTGTTGGGAACCGGGATTGCCCAGGTGATTAAAAGCGGCGTTGGACGGGGCCTTTTCTCCAACGAAGCGGGCCTTGGCTCCGCACCCATCGCCCACGCCGCGGCGGACACCAATAATGCCGTACAGCAGGGCTTGTTTGGCATCTTTGAGGTGTTTGCCGACACCATCGTCATCTGTACCCTGACGGCGCTGACCGTACTGTGCAGCGGTGTGAAGGTGCCCTACGGACAAAGCGACATCGGGGCGGATCTGGCCATCAGCGCCTTTACCACCAGCTTTGGGGGAAGGACGGCCGGCGTACTGGTTGCCATCGGCCTGACCCTGTTCGCCCTCTCCACCACTCTCAGCTGGGGCCTGTATGGGACCCGCTGCGCCGAGTACCTGTTCGGGCCGGGGATCATCAAGCCCTACCAGGTGATCTTCTGCATTTTTATGGTGATCGGCGCCACCATGAAGCTGGATCTTGCCTGGGCCATCGCGGACACC